A portion of the Stella humosa genome contains these proteins:
- a CDS encoding ABC transporter substrate-binding protein yields the protein MGFARRILFVAAGALAAATASMPAEAQKSKDELRVIWRNVIANVDPYFNGLRDGVVFAHHVWDHLIERDPDTFEYKPGLATEWKWVDDVTLDLTLRQGVKFHDGSAFGAEDVVHTLNYVSDPANKALYQRNTNWIKKAEKVDGHKVRIHLHRPFPPALEFLSLPVFIFSRNYTGPEEQNRRPMGTGPYRVASIEGGKEYRFERFADHYEGSPKGKAKIGKVQVRIITDAATELAELLAGRADLLWYVDADQLPNIQRQRNLKTVSAETMRIGFLSLDAAGRTGADNPLTKQKVRQAIIHSIDRKSFVDNLVQGEARVIHAPCFPTQLGCDDSGVPKYAYDPKKAKALLAEAGYPNGFKTQLMAFRSRTWTEALQQDLKAVGIDAEVQMLPVATLIQRFQKGETPIYQGDWGSFSINDASAIISSFFKGTEDDYARDEQVKAWLDTADNSNDVAVRKENYKKAVNRIMEQAYWVPLHTFVTNYAHTAEVDFRAYKDEIPRYWVYSWK from the coding sequence GCGCAACGTGATCGCCAACGTCGACCCGTACTTCAACGGGCTGCGCGACGGCGTGGTTTTCGCCCATCACGTCTGGGACCACCTGATCGAGCGCGACCCGGACACGTTCGAGTACAAGCCGGGCTTGGCCACCGAATGGAAGTGGGTCGACGACGTCACGCTCGACCTGACCCTGCGCCAGGGCGTGAAGTTCCATGACGGCTCGGCCTTCGGCGCCGAGGACGTCGTCCACACCCTGAACTACGTCTCGGACCCGGCGAACAAGGCGCTCTACCAGCGCAACACGAACTGGATCAAGAAGGCCGAGAAGGTCGACGGCCACAAGGTCCGCATCCACCTGCACCGGCCGTTCCCGCCGGCGCTGGAGTTCCTGTCGCTGCCGGTCTTCATCTTCTCGCGCAACTACACCGGCCCGGAGGAGCAGAACCGCCGGCCGATGGGCACCGGGCCCTACCGCGTCGCCTCGATCGAGGGCGGCAAGGAATATCGCTTCGAGCGCTTCGCCGACCACTACGAGGGCAGCCCCAAGGGCAAGGCCAAGATCGGCAAGGTCCAGGTCCGCATCATCACCGATGCCGCCACCGAACTGGCCGAGCTGCTGGCCGGCCGGGCCGACCTGCTGTGGTACGTCGATGCCGACCAGCTTCCGAACATCCAGCGCCAGCGCAACCTGAAGACGGTCAGCGCCGAGACGATGCGCATCGGCTTCCTGTCGCTGGACGCGGCCGGTCGCACGGGCGCCGACAACCCGCTGACCAAGCAGAAGGTGCGCCAGGCGATCATCCACTCGATCGATCGCAAGAGCTTCGTCGACAACCTGGTGCAGGGCGAAGCGCGGGTGATCCACGCCCCCTGCTTCCCGACCCAGCTCGGCTGCGACGACAGCGGCGTGCCCAAGTACGCCTACGACCCGAAGAAGGCCAAGGCGCTGCTGGCCGAGGCCGGATATCCGAACGGCTTCAAGACGCAGCTCATGGCCTTCCGCTCGCGCACCTGGACCGAGGCGCTGCAGCAGGACCTGAAGGCGGTCGGCATCGACGCCGAGGTGCAGATGCTGCCCGTCGCCACCCTCATCCAGCGCTTCCAGAAGGGCGAGACGCCGATCTACCAGGGCGACTGGGGTTCCTTCTCGATCAACGACGCCTCGGCCATCATCAGCTCGTTCTTCAAGGGCACCGAAGACGACTATGCCCGGGACGAGCAGGTGAAGGCCTGGCTCGACACCGCCGACAACTCCAACGACGTCGCGGTGCGCAAGGAGAACTACAAGAAGGCCGTGAACCGCATCATGGAACAGGCCTACTGGGTGCCGCTGCATACGTTCGTCACGAACTATGCCCACACCGCCGAGGTCGACTTCCGCGCCTACAAGGACGAGATCCCGCGCTACTGGGTCTATTCGTGGAAGTGA